ACGTCGTCGAGGCCACCAGAGCGGTGAGATCTTTTTCCCCTCTCGACTGGGATATGTTCGTGCTCCATCTGTCCTTTGTAACCGACTATTCTAGGCTCGGGGACAAGTCTCCCCTCCAGGCGATCGCCGATAAATGCGGTGTGTCTCCTAAGACGGTATCCCGTCGCCGTCAGGAGATCCCAGAACAGATAGCCCGATTGGCCTCAATGAGGTTTCAACAGGCCCTGCACTGGTGACGGGAAACGTGCCGGTTTTGTCCCCACTAACGACCTCACTAAGGGTGGCACTGTGTCCCTGATAAGGTAGGTGCTAATTTCTGTGGAGCTGGTAGAATGATAGCGTGGCAATAGAGATAAAGATGAGGCTGTTTAATAGATAGGGAATAAATTATCTTATTTTTATTTTTTCGTATAAGACCGAAGCTTCTTTTATCTTGTTTTGCATCTCCAAAGATTTTCCCTTAATATATTCAAAATTTGCAAGCCAATCTTTTTCCTTCTCAGACTTTTGTGCGAGATCATCAAGTTCTTCTATTTTTCCATGAATTTCTTCGAAGTTTATTGAAGATAAAAAAGTTAAATCCCATGTGTTTTTAGCTATTAATATGCTATTTTCAAGATTTTTTAACGCTATCTCTGTTTCAAGAAATAAATTTCTAGCTTCTTGTATGGCTATAAAATTATTTCGATATTTTTCTACTTCTTTAAATTTAATAAAAAAAGTTTGTGTTTTTATTGTTTCGCTTATTACGTTAAACAACATCTCTTTTTTTATAGGTAAAAAGGCAACTTCCCTTGAGATTTCGTTTGCTCGATTTGATATTTTAGCCTGACGGTACATTATGCAGAGTTGGATCACCAGTACTAATACGGTTAGCATCCCCACTATTGCTGTTATTGCGCCTTGGTTGTCATTCATGGCTTGAATAAAATTACCCCAAAAACCTGTAGGGGTATTATTTACAGCTAAAGAGAAACTCAGTGTTACGACATCACCGCTCACTGGCATGGACGTCACTTCCTCTCATAAGGTGTAGGTTCAAAGCCGTTAGGACGGCAAGAAGGGCCTGCAATGTGGGGTTGCCTTTATTGCTTAGGCTTCGATAGAGCTGTTCTCTGGACAGTCCGGTCTTTTTGGCTATTTCGCCCATGCCCTTGGATCTGGCGACCACGCCGAGAGCTTGGGCTATATAGCTCGGGTCGTTCGTATCGAAA
This is a stretch of genomic DNA from Dethiosulfovibrio russensis. It encodes these proteins:
- a CDS encoding addiction module antidote protein, whose amino-acid sequence is MTEKLYEYDFAAELDDIESREIFLEDAFDTNDPSYIAQALGVVARSKGMGEIAKKTGLSREQLYRSLSNKGNPTLQALLAVLTALNLHLMRGSDVHASER